The genomic window CCCGTCCCCGCTTCACATCCACCACACACCCGATCACGCCAGCTGGCTCAACCAAGTCGAGCTGTTCTTCTCCACCCTGACCCGACGTCTCCTACGCCGCGGCCAGTTCGCCTCCCGCGACGAACTGGCCGCGGCCATCGACACCTTCGTCCTGGCCTACGACGAACACGACGCCAAGCCCTACCGCTGGACCTGCGACGGCAGCCCGCTCAAAGCCGCATGAACCCCCGAAGGATCAACGCGGCGCTGCATCAGGGCTGGAAGAGTACTTCCGGATTGTTCGGCGAGGGGCCGTCCAGCAGCGGACTGTGGATCCCCTTCAGCGTCTGGTCGAAGAACGCCGTCACGTACTCACGCGTGATCACGATTCCACGTTCGGGGTCGAGGGGCGGCGTCGGGAACCCGGCCTCCTCCTCGAGCAGGTCCACGTCGGTGAAGCTGGGGTGGTTGGCGCCGGTGACCGCCAGCCACTTCTTGTAGCCGCCGAGGGCGGCCCAGGCCTGCCCCCAGTTGTCGCCGCCGGCCGAGTGGTAGGCGGCCGCACCCAGCATGAGGAACGGCCGGTTGATCTGGCCGGGCATCGGGGCCGGGTGGAAGGTGCCGTCCATGTTCACTCCGGCCCGTACTCGCGGGTCGGCGATCATCGTGGTGGCGGCCGCCGCTCCGCCGATGGAGTGTCCGGCCATGCCGATCTCGTGCTTGTCGATGAGGTGTGCCAGGCGCCACGCGGTAGTGCCATGCGTCAACTGGTCGATCACGAAGGACACGTCCAGCGCGCGGCTGGCAGTGACGGAGTCGAAGTCGAACGCCGGGTCGTCGCAGATCGCGCACGGCGGCGTCTGGCCGTTCGCCAGCGTCTCGCCGCTGTCCTCGTAGGTGTGGCCGACGAGCGCGACGACGTAGCCGTGACTGGCCAGGTCGGTCGCGAGCGAGGTGAGCACCATGCGCGGGTCCCCGAACCCGGGTGAGAGGACCACCAGCGGATACTTGCCCCTCTGCGGCCGCGCGCCGTCGAAGGCGTGCGTGGTGACGCTGGAAAGGTTCTGCGGGGTGATGCCGGAACTCGCCGGTATCTTCCCTTGCTGGATGTGTCCGGCTGCCTCGGCGAGGGTCATATAAGGGGCCGGCGTCCCGGTCCCGGGGACGGCCGGGTAGACCATCGTGACGGTCAGTTGGCGGGGGCCGGATGACGGCACCCACGGGTCGGGACGGCTCGCGTCGGTGAGGTGGATGACGTCCTCACCGGCGGCGTAGGGGCCGGTCGGCGCGGGGAGCGTGCCTTGGAAGGACGGCGTGGGCGTGGTGGCCGTGGCCGTGGCCGGTGCGGTGTCGGACGCGTGCGTGGCCACCGGTGTGGCCGACGGTGTGGTCGTGGCGGCGAACCCGGCGCCGGTTCCGGTGACGAGGGCGGCGAGCGCCAGCGCCGCGACAGCGCTGATACGGCGATTGCGTTTCATGGGATCGACGCTAGGTTCCGCAGCTCCGTATCGAATCAGCCCGTCGATGTAAGCATTCTGGTGTCGTTCGTAGCCTCCGCGAGGTACCGGAGTAACCCGCCGGGAGTACGTCGTGCGGCGCGGGGTTCCCTTCACCGGCATCGTCGAGCGCCACCTTCGTCCTGGCCTACGACGAACACGACGCCAAGCCCTACCGCTGGACCTACGACCCAGCAGCCCGCTCAAAGCCGCATGAACCACCGAAGGATCAACGCGGCGCTGCACCAGCGAAGCGCCCCGCTTCAGGCGGTCGACCACACCGACGCGGCCGGGCAGCGCAGGAGAGACGGACTTGCCGGCCACAGGGCAGGCCGGGGCGGAGGACAACAGATGGGGCGTCGCAGGTGTGGGGCCGGCCCCAGGAACACGGCCCCACACCGTGGCGGGAAGCGCGCGGCGCTACGCGGTCAGGGCGGTGCGTAGCTTGCTCAGCGTGCGGTTGAGAAGCCGGGAGACGTGCATCTGGGAGATGCCGAGTTCCTGGCCGATCTGGGCCTGGGTCAGGTCGGCGGAGAAGCGGAGCGCGAGGATGCGCCTCTCGCGTGCGGGGAGCTCCGCGATCAGGGGCTTGATGGCCTCCAGGGCCAGCAGTCGCTCGTAGGCGGGCTCCTCGAAGGCCAGGCTGGCGGCGAGGGCCGGGGCGGTGCTGCTGTCCTCCTCGGAAGCCGGGGCGTCGAGCGAGCGGGCGCTCTGGGCCTGGGAGGCGGTCAGGCCCTCCAGCACCTCCGCCTCGGTCAGTTCCAGGTGTGCCGCCAGCTCGGCGGCGGTGGGAGCCCGGTCGAGGACCTGTTCCATCGCATCCGAGGCCTTGGCGAGGGTCAGCCGCAGCTCCTGCAGGCGGCGCGGCACGTGCACCATCCAGGTGGTGTCGCGGAAGAACCGCTTGATCTCGCCGGTGATGGTGGGGATCGCGAAGGTGGAGAACTCCACCTCGTAGGAGGGGTCGAAGCGGTCGATCGCCTTGATCAGGCCGACGGTGCCCACCTGGAGGATGTCCTCCACCGGCTCGCGCCGGTGTCCGAACCGGCTCGCGGCGAACCGCACCAGCGTCATGTTCAGCTCGATCAGGGTGCTGCGGATGTAGGAGTACTCCGCGCTCTCCTCTGCTACCGCGCGCAGCCGGGCGAAGAGGATCCTGGACAGCTCGCGCGCGTCCGCCGGGCAGACCTTCGCCGGGTCCTCAAGATCGACGCCCAGCCCTGCCGCCACCGACCGGAGCTCGGGAGCACTCGCGATCCGTGCGGTGGTGGGCGCCTCAACTGACACTGTGGCCGGCATCTCTCTCGCTCCTCGTCGTTGCTGTTCGAACCTGGTGCTCCAGGCAGACTAACCGCGAACCGGCTGCCCGCGATCCGCCCGCGCAATCCCGTTCCACACCAGATCTCCATTTTCTCCAGGAAACCTTCACCTTCATGCCGGGTGGTCCCCCGGGACTTCCCAGGGTCCCGACCTCCTCGGTGACCCGGCGGCGTCCCCGTGGCAGACTGTCGCCAGAGCACCCCCGGCTTGTTCGAAGGAGCACCATGCACAGCAGTGCCGTCGACGGGAGCGGCGACGCGACAACTCGCCTGACGGTGCGGGCACAGACCCGCGATCGGAGCGTCATCGTCGCGATGAACGGCGAGTTGGACCTGGACAGCGTCGGTCTGCTGCGCGAGCGACTGCAGGAAGCACTGGCCCAGCCCGCCGCGGACCGCGTCGTGGTGGACTGCCGGGAGCTGGGATTCTGCGACTCCACCGGCCTCAACTCCCTGCTGGCGGCCCGTCGCGCGGCGCAGGAGGCCGGCCGCCCGCTGATCGTCGTCGGTCTGCGGCCGGCGGTGGCCCGGGTCTTCCAGGTCACCGGCACCGACGCCGTGTTCGACATCCGGCCCGACGTGGACTCCGCCCTGACGTAGACGCCAGGTGTGCCACCCTGTCCGGCGGGCAGCCGAGTACCCAGCAACGCACTCGAATCCCGCTGTTCACATCGCCTATTCGCATCGTCAGAGTGAGGAAAGATGAGCGCGACCGATTCCCGGACCACCGGCCGGCCGGTGCTGCCCTCGCTGCCCGCTCACGGCCAGGTGCGCCGACTCGCTCTGACCGGCACCGCCGGCGTCGTGGGCCGCTGCCGCGACCACACCCGCCAGGCGCTGCTCGACTGGGGCTGGCTGCCCACCGACGACCCGGACCAGCAGGCGCGTGCGGACGACATCCTGCTGCTCGTCTCCGAACTGGTCACCAACGCCTGCCGCCACGCCAACGGCCCCGACCAGCTGATCCTGCACGCCACCGGGCGGCAGCTGCGGATCGACGTGCTGGACGGAGTGGCCGCGCCCCCGCAGCGCCGTGTGCCGCACCGCCCGGGCCAGCCGGGCGGGCACGGCCTGCACACCGTCGCCCTCCTCGCCAGCCGCTGGGGCACCACGGCGCGCAGCGACGGCCCCGGCAAGTCCGTCTGGATCGAGATCGACCTCCCGGCAGGCTGAACCGTCGACGACCGGCCTCCGGAGCGCGGGAGCGGTCGGCCCTCCCGTCGGCCGCCCTCCGATGCGCCGGGGGAACCGGCGCCGCGTTCGGGCGTTCGGCAGGGGGTTCGCGGGGAAGACGGTCACCGGCGGCCCGCACGGCTGCCGACGGTCGAAGGTCGAAGGTCGAGGAGGGGCTGTGGAGCCGGACGCGCCCGCGGCGAAAGCCACGCATGATCTGCCACCGGCCAGGCGCGGCGGCGGACCGCGCACCCGGATTCCGAACCCGCAGCGCCGGCCGCCCCTGGTGAGGTCCTGGTTCGGCGCGGGTTTCGCACTCAGTGTGGGAGCGCTGCTCGCCTGGCACGTGGTGGACGCGGTCGTCCAACTCACCTCGCTCCTGACGCTTCTGCTGCTCGCCGTGTTCATCGCGGTCAGCCTGGAGCCGGTGGTCGCGTGGCTGGTCCGCCGGGGCCTGCGGCGGGCCTGGTCGGTAGCGGTGGTCGTGTCTGCCCTGGTCGTCGGCCTGACCGGCCTTCTCGCGATCGTCATCCCGCCGGTCAGTGACGAAACGACCGCACTGGTCAACGCGGTCCCGGGCTGGTTGCAACAGTTGCACGACCACCAGTCGACGCTCGGGCGACTCGAGGACCACTATCACGTGGTCGAGAGGGTGAAGGCGCAGCTCGGCTCCGCCGGCTCGTCCTCCGGAGTGCTGGGCGGCGTCCTCGGCGCGGGTCAGCTCCTGCTGAACACCGTGACAGCGACCGTGATCGTCATGAGCGTCTCCCTCTACGTCATGGCCGCTCTGCCGGACATCAAGGCGTTCTGCTACCGCTTCGTCCCGCGCAGCCGCCGCAACCGTGTCGAGGTGATCACCGAGGAGATCCTCAACCGGACCGGCCGGTACATGCTCGGCAACGTGCTGACCTCCGCGATCGCCGGGCTGGCGACCTTCGTCTGGTGCCTTGCCACCGGGGTTCCCTACGCGGGTGCCCTCGGGGTCTTCGTCGCCTTGATGGACCTGGTCCCCATGGTCGGCTCGACGATCGGAGGAATCGTCGTCAGCCTCGTCGCCCTGTCGGTCTCACTGCCGACCGCCATCGCCACCGCCGGCTTCTACATCGCCTTCCGCCTCCTCGAGGACTACCTGATCATGCCCAGGGCCATGAAGTTCGCGGTGGACGTCCATCCGATCGTCACCGTGGTCGCGGTCCTGCTCGGAGGCGCACTGCTCGGCCTGGTCGGCGCGCTGGTCGCGGTCCCGGCCGCGATCGCGCTCGGCCTCGTCCTCGATGCGTACGTCTTCCCTCGCACGGACAGCACCTGACATTCACCCGACGAGCGCGCTGTCCAGCGCCAGCCGCTATACCCATGTATTCGTCTCCGAGCCGGTTCGGCAGGGAACGGACTGGGCTCTCGTGAACGCGCAGGGCACTCAGGTCGATTGACGTCACCGCCCCGGGGCGACGGCGGGAAGGCCGACCCCGGCCGGCCGGCACCTGCGGTTCACGGTGCCGGGGTCCATCGCTGCTGCCGGCTCGGCGCGTTCGCCGGCAGCCGGGAGGCGACCTCCTGGTATGTGCCGTCCAGCAGCGCGGCATACGCCGACAGGTGCTCACCCGCACCTTCCGGCAGGCCATCGCCCGCCACGCCTCGTCCGAGTCCGCGTCCGAGTCCAGCGGCGGTGTCAGCTCGAACAGCGCGGAGATCGCGGCGGCCGGCTCCTCGCGGGGGACGACCGCCTCGATCTGCTCCCACATCGCGTCCAGGGTGGCCACCTTCGGCGCTGTGGTCGGCTGCACCGCGAAGCCGAGCCGGTTGTGGGGCCGCCTCTTGGACTCGATGAGCTCCCGGCCCGCGTCCACCAGGAAAAATCGCTCCAGCTCAGTGCGGGGCGGCGCCCCGCGACACCCCGTCGCCCGTGCTTCCGGGGCCGAATACGGCGATGCCGGCTGTCGGACCTCGTGCGGTCACGACAACCGGCATCCGTCACAGCCGCGCCGCAGCAGCCGGCTCGGCCGTCCTCTGACGGTCAGCGTCGGAAGGCGTCCTTGACGTGCTCGCCGGCCTGCTTGACATCACCCTTGACCCGGTCGGCCTTGCCCTCGGCCTCAAGCCGCTCGTTACCGAGCGCCTTGCCGACGGTCTCCTCGACCATGCCCTTGATCTTCTCGCCGGTGTTCTCGATCTTGTCGCCCAAGCTCATCGCACTCTCCTCACCGTCGGCGCGCCGTGCTACCTGACGTCGGGTCGCTTGCCCGCCCTCCGCTGGAAGATTCCTACGAATATGGTCGCCAGGCCAGGGCATCCGGTCTCTCGACACTGACACTGGAGGTCACCATGGTTCCCCTTCTGCTCGTACTGCTGCTGGCGCTGCTTCTCTTCGGTATCGGGTTCGCGGTGAAGATCCTCTGGTGGGTCGCCGTCGTCGTGCTGGTGGTCTGGCTCGCGGGGTTCATCGCTCGCGGCACGCACCCCTCCGGCCGCCGCCACCGCTGGTACCGCTGGTAGGAGCGGCCGGGGCCGGACCCGAGGCGGGGTGCACGCGACAGCGTGCACCCCGCCTCGGCACGCGCGGTCAGCAGACCCTGACCCCGATGAGGCAGGTGTCGTCGTCGGTGTCCGCGTTGGTGTACCGCAGCAGGTGGTCGAGGCGGTGCTCGAGGTCGGTCGGCTCGCCGACGGGGCCGGGCAGCGGGGCGCCTGCGACGGCGAGCAGGTCGTCGAGGGACTCCCCCACCGAGCGGTCCCGGCGCTCGATCAGGCCGTCGGTGTACATCATCAGTGTGTCGCCGGCCTTCAGCTGGGCCTGGCCCTCTTCGTAGTCGGCCTGGTCGATGGCGCCGAGCAGGATGCCGCGGAGGTCGGGCAGCGTGGTCGCGTGGCCGTCGCGCAGCAGGACGGGTGGGAGGTGGCCGGCCCGGGCCCACCGGAGCCGGCGAGTCCGGGGTTCGTAGAGTCCGCAGATGGCGGTGGCGGTGACGCTGTCGGTCAGGTGGTGGGTGACGGTGTTGAGCCACGCCAGCAGTTGGGCCGGGCCCGCGCCGGTGGCGGCCAGGCCGCGCAGGGCGTTGCGCAGGGCGACCATGCCGGTGGCCGCCTGGATGCCGTGGCCGGCCACGTCGCCGACGCACAGCAGCACCTGGCCGTTGGGGAGCGCCACCGTGTCGTACCAGTCGCCGCCGACCAGGTGGTCCTTCTCCGCGGGACGGTAGCGGACGGCGACGCGCAGGTCGTGCAGGTCCAGCGGGCCGCGGCTGGGCGGCATGATGGCGTGCTGGAGCTGGAGGGCGAGGCGGGTGCGCTCGGCGGCCTGCTGCTCGCTCTGCGCGAGCTGGTCGCGGGTGGCGGCGAGGGCAACCTCGGTCCAGTGCTGCGCGGAGACATCCTGGTAGGCGCCGCGGACGGAGGTGATCCGGGAGTCGTCGTCCAGGACCGGTTCGGCGACGACCCGGATGTGGCGGGCTATGCCGTCGGGGCGCTGGAGCCGGAACGCGGTCGAGGCGGGGCGCTGATGGTGCAGCAGGGTGCGCAGGAAGCGGCCGATCGCGTGTTCGTCGTCCGGGTGGGCGCAGGCGGGCAGTTGCTCCAAGGCGATGGGCTTGGCCGTGGGCGGCAGGCCGTGCAGCTCGAAGAGGGTGTCGTTCCAGGCGATCTCCTGGGTGAGCAGGTTCTCCTCGAAGCCGCCGATCCGGCCCAGGCGTTGGGCGTGCTGCAGGAGGCTGGCCACCTTGGGCATGCCGTCCTCCAGTTTCCAGATCACCACGACGTCGTTGCCCGACCGGCTGATGCTCACCTTGGCCTGGGTCGTCAGCGCTACGCCGTCGACCAGCGCCGCGAGCCGCATCCGGTCCGCCCGGAACGGCTCACCGCTGGCGAGGACGTGTTCGACCTTCTCGTACAGACCGCCGGGTTCGGCGGCCAGCGGGTAGGCGTTCAACAGGCGGGCGCCGGCGATGGTGTTGCGCGGGCGTCCGGCGAAGTCCACGAACCTGGGATTGACGTGTCGGATCACGAAGTCGACCGGGATCTGCGACTCGTCGAGGACTGCCTGCAGCACCAGGCACGGGTCGTCGATCCCGTC from Kitasatospora sp. NBC_01250 includes these protein-coding regions:
- a CDS encoding hydrophobic protein, yielding MVPLLLVLLLALLLFGIGFAVKILWWVAVVVLVVWLAGFIARGTHPSGRRHRWYRW
- a CDS encoding AI-2E family transporter; protein product: MEPDAPAAKATHDLPPARRGGGPRTRIPNPQRRPPLVRSWFGAGFALSVGALLAWHVVDAVVQLTSLLTLLLLAVFIAVSLEPVVAWLVRRGLRRAWSVAVVVSALVVGLTGLLAIVIPPVSDETTALVNAVPGWLQQLHDHQSTLGRLEDHYHVVERVKAQLGSAGSSSGVLGGVLGAGQLLLNTVTATVIVMSVSLYVMAALPDIKAFCYRFVPRSRRNRVEVITEEILNRTGRYMLGNVLTSAIAGLATFVWCLATGVPYAGALGVFVALMDLVPMVGSTIGGIVVSLVALSVSLPTAIATAGFYIAFRLLEDYLIMPRAMKFAVDVHPIVTVVAVLLGGALLGLVGALVAVPAAIALGLVLDAYVFPRTDST
- a CDS encoding alpha/beta hydrolase family protein, whose product is MKRNRRISAVAALALAALVTGTGAGFAATTTPSATPVATHASDTAPATATATTPTPSFQGTLPAPTGPYAAGEDVIHLTDASRPDPWVPSSGPRQLTVTMVYPAVPGTGTPAPYMTLAEAAGHIQQGKIPASSGITPQNLSSVTTHAFDGARPQRGKYPLVVLSPGFGDPRMVLTSLATDLASHGYVVALVGHTYEDSGETLANGQTPPCAICDDPAFDFDSVTASRALDVSFVIDQLTHGTTAWRLAHLIDKHEIGMAGHSIGGAAAATTMIADPRVRAGVNMDGTFHPAPMPGQINRPFLMLGAAAYHSAGGDNWGQAWAALGGYKKWLAVTGANHPSFTDVDLLEEEAGFPTPPLDPERGIVITREYVTAFFDQTLKGIHSPLLDGPSPNNPEVLFQP
- a CDS encoding SpoIIE family protein phosphatase; protein product: MREVSGRVLSTQPVSSTAQAGAPATEEWQYPGEAAAATAPAEAATAQRGTLPASAAVGRLADAVDRLRRELRQAHAEADGRALIDLAKGILVERLGCSPTEAAGQLRGLADQAGVVPLELAADLVNQASRDRIADIARDFVAATSDASSLSVGVRLRSAEAGAASGGDARAVAHSILEHALRPLDAKAVAIWAAHADQSLTLVGSAGFGEEEPNRWRHVPPGVPTPARQALDNRTTTAYDVLADAGLPSIGQREVTGGRLAVPTGTGGRITGVLEICWAGPLPPQPQSLQRQFEALATLCATTLEAVPTSAGAAADPVADPRLAELLELIDGIDDPCLVLQAVLDESQIPVDFVIRHVNPRFVDFAGRPRNTIAGARLLNAYPLAAEPGGLYEKVEHVLASGEPFRADRMRLAALVDGVALTTQAKVSISRSGNDVVVIWKLEDGMPKVASLLQHAQRLGRIGGFEENLLTQEIAWNDTLFELHGLPPTAKPIALEQLPACAHPDDEHAIGRFLRTLLHHQRPASTAFRLQRPDGIARHIRVVAEPVLDDDSRITSVRGAYQDVSAQHWTEVALAATRDQLAQSEQQAAERTRLALQLQHAIMPPSRGPLDLHDLRVAVRYRPAEKDHLVGGDWYDTVALPNGQVLLCVGDVAGHGIQAATGMVALRNALRGLAATGAGPAQLLAWLNTVTHHLTDSVTATAICGLYEPRTRRLRWARAGHLPPVLLRDGHATTLPDLRGILLGAIDQADYEEGQAQLKAGDTLMMYTDGLIERRDRSVGESLDDLLAVAGAPLPGPVGEPTDLEHRLDHLLRYTNADTDDDTCLIGVRVC
- a CDS encoding STAS domain-containing protein; translation: MHSSAVDGSGDATTRLTVRAQTRDRSVIVAMNGELDLDSVGLLRERLQEALAQPAADRVVVDCRELGFCDSTGLNSLLAARRAAQEAGRPLIVVGLRPAVARVFQVTGTDAVFDIRPDVDSALT
- a CDS encoding SigB/SigF/SigG family RNA polymerase sigma factor; the encoded protein is MPATVSVEAPTTARIASAPELRSVAAGLGVDLEDPAKVCPADARELSRILFARLRAVAEESAEYSYIRSTLIELNMTLVRFAASRFGHRREPVEDILQVGTVGLIKAIDRFDPSYEVEFSTFAIPTITGEIKRFFRDTTWMVHVPRRLQELRLTLAKASDAMEQVLDRAPTAAELAAHLELTEAEVLEGLTASQAQSARSLDAPASEEDSSTAPALAASLAFEEPAYERLLALEAIKPLIAELPARERRILALRFSADLTQAQIGQELGISQMHVSRLLNRTLSKLRTALTA
- a CDS encoding CsbD family protein, with amino-acid sequence MSLGDKIENTGEKIKGMVEETVGKALGNERLEAEGKADRVKGDVKQAGEHVKDAFRR
- a CDS encoding ATP-binding protein, which codes for MSATDSRTTGRPVLPSLPAHGQVRRLALTGTAGVVGRCRDHTRQALLDWGWLPTDDPDQQARADDILLLVSELVTNACRHANGPDQLILHATGRQLRIDVLDGVAAPPQRRVPHRPGQPGGHGLHTVALLASRWGTTARSDGPGKSVWIEIDLPAG